From Pararhizobium sp. A13:
CAATCAGGGAGGGTGGCCGCAAGGCTGCCCTCTTTCGATTCTGGCCGGGAAAATTTCGCAAACCGCGCAAAATCGGGTTTACATAAGTCATATAGTATGATTTTTTATCCTCGCTGCTGAGGAGCAGCTTTCTTTGGGAGGACATCATGAAAATCAAGACTGCACTTAGCTGTGCCACGATTCTGGCTGCCTGCATGTTTGGTTCGGCCTCTGCTGCCGATCTGACGATCGGTTTTTCGCAGATCGGCTCGGAATCCGGCTGGCGTGCCGCTGAAACCACGCTGACGAAACAGCAGGCAGAAAAGCGGGGCATCGACCTGAAATTCGCCGACGCACAGCAGAAGCAGGAAAACCAGATCAAGGCACTGCGTTCCTTCATCGCACAGGGCGTCAATGCCATCCTGATCGCCCCGGTTGTGGCGACCGGTTGGGATGAAGTGTTGACGGAAGCCAAGGACGCGGAAATTCCGGTGATCCTGCTCGACCGCACGGTCGATTCATCCGATGATCTTTACCTGACGGCAGTCACGTCCGATCTCGTTCACGAAGGCAATGTCGCCGGCAAGTGGCTGGTCGATACCGTCGCGGGAAAGCCGTGCAATGTCGTCGAGCTTCAGGGCACGACCGGTTCATCCCCGGCGATCGACCGCAAGAAGGGCTTCGAGGAAGCACTGAAGGGCCACGATAATCTGAAGATCGTTCGCAGCCAGACCGGTGACTTCACCCGCACCAAGGGCAAGGAAGTCATGGAAAGCTTCCTGAAGGCGGAAGACGGCGGCAAGAACATCTGCGCGCTCTACGCTCACAATGACGACATGGCCGTCGGCGCGATCCAGGCGATCAAGGAAGCCGGCCTGAAGCCGGGCACGGACATCCTCGTCGTTTCGATCGACGCCGTTCCGGATATCTTCCAGGCCATGGCCGCGGGCGAAGCGAATGCCACCGTCGAACTGACCCCGAACATGGCGGGCCCGGCACTCGACGCGCTCGACGCCTTCCTGAAGGATGGTACCAAGCCGGCGAAGTGGATCCAGACGGAATCGAAGCTCTACACCCAGGCCGACGATCCCCAGAAGGTCTACGAGGAGAAGAAGGGCCTCGGCTATTAATTAGCCGCCGGCCGTCGCAAGACCGTGATGCTTCCTGTCTCACCGACAGGAAGCATTGGCCGAAAAGCGGTGCTGGTCAAATCGTCGTCAATGCCGTCAAATCTCGGCAGATGGGCGCTTGGCATTGGATGTCCACGACACTGGGCGGTGGCGCCATTTGCTGCAATCCGTAAGTTACGGGTAACCTACGTTTTTTAGGACGCTGGTTTTTATGCATAACAATAGCAACGATATTCTCACCGCCGTCGGGATCGTGAAAACCTTTCCGGGTGCCGTCGCGCTCGACAAAGTCGATTTCTCGCTCCGTCGCGGTGAAGTACACGCGCTTCTCGGCGAGAACGGCGCAGGCAAATCCACACTGATCAAATGCATGACCGGCGCCTACCGCCGCGATGCCGGGACGTTGACACTCGACGGCACAGAGATCGATCCGCACGACACGCTCGACGCACAGAAGCTCGGCATTGGCACCGTCTACCAGGAAGTCAATCTGCTCGGAAATCTGAGCGTCGCCGAAAATCTCTTTCTCGGTCGCCAACCGCGCCGCTTCGGTCTCGTCAACACGGGCGAAATGAAGAATCGCGCCAAGGCGCTGCTTGCACAGTATGGCATAGACATCAACGTCTCCGCAGCGCTTGAAAGCTATTCGGTCGCGATCCAGCAGGTCGTGGCGATCGCACGGGCTGTCGATCTTTCTGGCAAGGTGTTGATCCTCGACGAGCCGACCGCCAGTCTCGACGCGCAGGAGGTGGAGTTGCTCTTTCGCATCGTCCGCGGCCTGAAGGCGAGGGGCCTCGGCATCGTCTTCATCACCCATTTCCTCGAACAGGTTTACGATCTCTCGGACCGCATAACCGTGTTGCGCAATGGCCAGCTGGTCGGCACACGCGAGACCGCGTCTTTGCCGCGTCGGGAGCTTGTGACGATGATGCTGGGCCATGAGCTTCAGTCCGCGGAAAAGGCGGTAGCGGCAGCCGAAACATCGAGCGGGCCGGTTCAGTTTCGTTTTTCCAGCTATGGCAAGGCAGGCACAATCAAGCCTTTCAATCTCGAGGTTCGCAAAGGCGAGGTCGTTGGTATTGCCGGTCTGCTCGGCTCGGGGCGCACCGAAACCGCGGAGTTGCTGTTCGGCGTTCACAAAGCCGACTGTGGTACGGCGGAAATCGGCGGCAAGCCGGTCAATCTCACGTCGCCGCGGGCCGCGATCGCCCAGCGTTTTGGCTTCTGCCCCGAGGATCGCAAAGTAGATGGCATTATCGGCGAACTATCCGTGCGCGAAAACATCGCCCTGGCTTTGCAGGCGCGGCGCGGCTGGGCGCGTCCACTGTCTGCAGCTGAACAGAACGCCCTTGCAGACCGCTACATCAAGGCGCTCGATATCCGCACCAGCGACCGCGAGAAGCCGATCAGGCTTCTGTCCGGCGGCAACCAGCAGAAGGCCATCCTGGCGCGCTGGCTGGCGACGAACCCGGAATTTCTCATTCTCGACGAACCGACGCGCGGCATCGATGTCGGCGCCCATGCCGAGATCATTCGGCTGATTGGCGAACTCTGCGGCCAAGGCATGTCGCTGATCGTCATTTCGTCGGAGCTCGAGGAGCTCGTGGCTTACAGCTCGCGCGTCATCGTGCTCAGGGACCGCGCCCATGTGGCGGAACTGACCGGCAGCGAGATCACCACGGAACATATCGTCAATGCCATCGCCGCCGCGCCCGGCGCGGGAGAACATATATGATTGAAAGTGCAACACGTCTCAGCCAGCGGCTGCTCCCTCAACTCATAGCGTTGACGGTTATCCTTGTGCTGATCTGGCTCGTCTTTCCGGGTTTCTTTTCGATGGAGATCCAGAACGGCCGGCTCTACGGCAGCCTGATCGACATTCTCAATCGCGGCGCGCCCGTCGCCCTTCTTGCGGTCGGCATGACGGTTGTCATCGCCACCAAGGGTATCGACCTGTCGGTCGGCGCCGTCATGGCCATCTGCGGCGCCGTTGCCGCCGCCTCCAGCGTGCGGGGGGATCCGCTGATCGTCACGCTGTTGCTGGCGATTGGCACAGGCCTCATTTGCGGCGTCTGGAATGGCTTTCTTGTGTCCATCCTCAATATCCAGCCCATCATCGCCACGCTGGTCCTGATGGTCGCAGGACGCGGCATCGCGCAACTGGTGACCGAGGGCGCAATCCTGACCTTCAATGATCCCGGTCTGATCTTCATCGGGAGCGGCGCTTTCGCGGGCCTGCCAATGCCTGTTGTCATATGGCTGGTATTCGGCATCGCGGTTGCGCTTCTGGTGCGGCGAACAGCGCTCGGCATGCTGATCGAGGCCGTTGGGATCAACCGCCGCGCCAGCACGCTTTCGGGCATTCAGACGCCGCTGCTGCTGATGGCGGCCTATATGCTTTCCGGCCTTTGCGCAGCCATCGCCGGCCTGATCGTCACCGCCGACATCAAGGGCGCGGACGCCAACAATGCCGGCTTGTGGCTGGAACTGGATGCCATCCTTGCGGTCGTCGTCGGGGGCACCTCGCTGCTCGGCGGCCGTTTCAGCATCATCGCTTCCCTGGCAGGCGCGATGATCATTCAGGCTGTGAACACCGGTATCCTTCTGTCCGGCTTCCCGCCGGAATTCAACCTGATCATCAAGGCCGCCATCATCGTCATCATCCTCGTCATCCAGTCGCCGCGCGTGCAGGCCGGAGTGACCTTTCTCAGCCGAAAATCCATCCGATGAACCAGAAATACCTTCCGCTGATTGCGACCATCATCATCTTCATCGTTTCCTATGCCGCCTGCGCGGTGCAGTATCCGAACATCCTGTCCACGCGCGTGATCGGCAATCTTCTGACCGACAACGCCTTTCTTGGCATCGCCGCCGTCGGCATGACCTTCGTTATCCTGTCTGGCGGCATCGACCTGTCGATCGGCTCGGTCATTGCCTTCACCGGCATTTTCCTCGCCGTCATGCTGGAGAGCACCAGCATCCACCCACTCGCAGCCTTCGTTCTGGTCCTTGTCATCACCACGATGTTTGGCGCGATCATGGGCGCGATCATCCACTATCTGGAAATGCCGGCCTTCATCGTCACGCTCGCCGGCATGTTTCTGGCGCGCGGCATGGCCTTCGTGCTGTCGATCGATTCCATCCCGATCAAGCATCCGTTCTACGGCACGATGAAGAGCTTCTACTACAAACTGCCGGGCGGCGGCCGGATTACGTTGATCGGCGGATTGATGCTTCTGGTCTTTGCGATCGGCATACTGCTTGCCCAGCGGACGCGCTTCGGCACCAACGTTTACGCGCTCGGCGGTGGCGCGCAAACCTCGGCGCTGATGGGCGTTCCGGTCGGGCGCACGACGATTCTGATCTATGGCCTGTCCGGCTTTCTCGCCGGGCTTTCGGGAATCGTTTATTCCCTATACACATCAGCAGGTTATTCGCTCGCAACCGTTGGTGTCGAGTTGGACGCGATTGCTGCGGTGGTAATCGGTGGAACGCTTCTGACAGGGGGCGCCGGGTTTGTTGGAGGAACACTCGTCGGCGTTTTGATCCAGGGACTGATCCAGACCTACATCACCTTCGATGGCTCGCTGTCGAGTTGGTGGACGAAAATTCTGATCGGTGCTTTGCTGTTTGCATTCATTCTGATGCAAAAGGGGATACTGTTATTGTCGCGCCAGAACAAAAGGTATTCCTGAGGAGGGAGACACTTGCGTAAGGGGCTGCTCGAAACCGTCATTACCGGTGCCAACACGCGCACAAGCCACGCGCAGGTGGTGGACGAACTGGGCAAAGCCATTGTCTCGGGAGAGTTTCCCGTTGGCTCCATCCTGCCGGGAGATCCGGAGCTCGCGATGCGGTTCAAGGTTTCCCGCACTGTTTTGCGCGAAGCGATGAAGACCTTGGCAGCAAAGGGCCTGATTGTCCCGCGCGCCCGAATCGGCACACGGGTCACCGCCAAGAACCAGTGGAACCTGTTCGACAGCGATGTGCTGACCTGGCATTTCCACGGCGGCGTCGACGAAGATTTCCTCTATCACCTCAGCGAAATCCGGTTGGCGTTCGAGCCGCATGCGGCAGCCCTTGCGGCGGTCAACGCAACGGAAGCGGAGATCAGCGGCATGATGCGGCTGGCTGTGGCCATGGGTGACCCCGAGCACACGGCCGAGACGCTGGCGATGGCCGATCTGCGCTTTCATCTCGCCGTGGTCGAGGCTTCCGGCAACCCGTTCATGCGCACCGTCGGTAGTCTGATCGAGGCCGCACTCGTCGGCATCTTCAAGTTGAGTTCGCCCGCATCTGGCCGGGATCAGATCGATGATGTTGCGCGCACTCATATCCGCATCGTCGAGCAGATAAGCCGGCGCGACGAGGCCGGCGCCCGCGCCGCCATGGAGAATGTCATCCGCGTCGGGCGGGACCGCGTTCGCGTGGCACTACGGGAACTTGCTGAAGCGAAACCTCTCAGCCGATAAGACTGGCGTCCGGCGGCAAAACCCAGAGGTGTTCGTTCCGGCATTTGGAGCCCTTCGGCAAAAGAACGGCAATTCCACCGTTGCCGCCTTGCTGCCATTGCATCTTCCGCCTATTTGATAGGGCTACAGCTTGCGGCCGCATATCCGGCGCGCAGATCTCCATCAACGGTGTCCGAGGGTTATGTTCGAACTGATTGTCATTTTCGTGCTCTTATTGATCAATGCGTTTTTCGCGCTTTCGGAAATGGCAATTGTATCTGCAAGCCGGCCTCTGCTGCGGCAGATGGCAAAACAGGGCAACAGCCGCGCCGAACTGGCGCTGCGGCTTGCCGAAGATCCCGGCAAATTCCTCTCG
This genomic window contains:
- a CDS encoding ABC transporter permease; translation: MIESATRLSQRLLPQLIALTVILVLIWLVFPGFFSMEIQNGRLYGSLIDILNRGAPVALLAVGMTVVIATKGIDLSVGAVMAICGAVAAASSVRGDPLIVTLLLAIGTGLICGVWNGFLVSILNIQPIIATLVLMVAGRGIAQLVTEGAILTFNDPGLIFIGSGAFAGLPMPVVIWLVFGIAVALLVRRTALGMLIEAVGINRRASTLSGIQTPLLLMAAYMLSGLCAAIAGLIVTADIKGADANNAGLWLELDAILAVVVGGTSLLGGRFSIIASLAGAMIIQAVNTGILLSGFPPEFNLIIKAAIIVIILVIQSPRVQAGVTFLSRKSIR
- the ytfQ gene encoding galactofuranose ABC transporter, galactofuranose-binding protein YtfQ, whose product is MKIKTALSCATILAACMFGSASAADLTIGFSQIGSESGWRAAETTLTKQQAEKRGIDLKFADAQQKQENQIKALRSFIAQGVNAILIAPVVATGWDEVLTEAKDAEIPVILLDRTVDSSDDLYLTAVTSDLVHEGNVAGKWLVDTVAGKPCNVVELQGTTGSSPAIDRKKGFEEALKGHDNLKIVRSQTGDFTRTKGKEVMESFLKAEDGGKNICALYAHNDDMAVGAIQAIKEAGLKPGTDILVVSIDAVPDIFQAMAAGEANATVELTPNMAGPALDALDAFLKDGTKPAKWIQTESKLYTQADDPQKVYEEKKGLGY
- a CDS encoding FadR/GntR family transcriptional regulator, whose translation is MRKGLLETVITGANTRTSHAQVVDELGKAIVSGEFPVGSILPGDPELAMRFKVSRTVLREAMKTLAAKGLIVPRARIGTRVTAKNQWNLFDSDVLTWHFHGGVDEDFLYHLSEIRLAFEPHAAALAAVNATEAEISGMMRLAVAMGDPEHTAETLAMADLRFHLAVVEASGNPFMRTVGSLIEAALVGIFKLSSPASGRDQIDDVARTHIRIVEQISRRDEAGARAAMENVIRVGRDRVRVALRELAEAKPLSR
- the ytfR gene encoding galactofuranose ABC transporter, ATP-binding protein YtfR → MHNNSNDILTAVGIVKTFPGAVALDKVDFSLRRGEVHALLGENGAGKSTLIKCMTGAYRRDAGTLTLDGTEIDPHDTLDAQKLGIGTVYQEVNLLGNLSVAENLFLGRQPRRFGLVNTGEMKNRAKALLAQYGIDINVSAALESYSVAIQQVVAIARAVDLSGKVLILDEPTASLDAQEVELLFRIVRGLKARGLGIVFITHFLEQVYDLSDRITVLRNGQLVGTRETASLPRRELVTMMLGHELQSAEKAVAAAETSSGPVQFRFSSYGKAGTIKPFNLEVRKGEVVGIAGLLGSGRTETAELLFGVHKADCGTAEIGGKPVNLTSPRAAIAQRFGFCPEDRKVDGIIGELSVRENIALALQARRGWARPLSAAEQNALADRYIKALDIRTSDREKPIRLLSGGNQQKAILARWLATNPEFLILDEPTRGIDVGAHAEIIRLIGELCGQGMSLIVISSELEELVAYSSRVIVLRDRAHVAELTGSEITTEHIVNAIAAAPGAGEHI
- the yjfF gene encoding galactofuranose ABC transporter, permease protein YjfF, whose translation is MNQKYLPLIATIIIFIVSYAACAVQYPNILSTRVIGNLLTDNAFLGIAAVGMTFVILSGGIDLSIGSVIAFTGIFLAVMLESTSIHPLAAFVLVLVITTMFGAIMGAIIHYLEMPAFIVTLAGMFLARGMAFVLSIDSIPIKHPFYGTMKSFYYKLPGGGRITLIGGLMLLVFAIGILLAQRTRFGTNVYALGGGAQTSALMGVPVGRTTILIYGLSGFLAGLSGIVYSLYTSAGYSLATVGVELDAIAAVVIGGTLLTGGAGFVGGTLVGVLIQGLIQTYITFDGSLSSWWTKILIGALLFAFILMQKGILLLSRQNKRYS